The Streptomyces sp. NBC_01439 genome contains the following window.
GTCGACTCGCGCAGGTTCGTACGACGGGTGACCCGGACGCCCTCGGCGGGTCCGAGCCCCACCCGGCGCACCCCACCGGGTGCGAGCGTGGGCAGGGCGGCGGTCAGTAGGAAGTCCTCACCCATGGTGACCTCCACCGGGCCGGCCAGCAGTGCCTGGTCGGTGGCGTTGGAGAGCACCAGCGTCGCGTACACGGTCTGCTCCACGGACGGCACGCAGACGTACTCGGTGCGCAGACCGACCGGGATCTCCCCGACGGTGACGGTGTGCCAGGTGCCGTCCGACGGAATGTCGGCCCGGGCGGCGGCGTCGAAGCGGTGGTCGAAGGAACCCGCCGATTCCCGGGGCCGCACGGCGTGTCCGGGCAGCGGCAGCCCGTCCACCCGCTCGGCGAGGCGGCGGTGCTTCGCCGCCACCGGGTCGGCGGGGGAGTCGGCGAACAGCCGGCCCCGGCGACCACCCTGCTCGTCGGGGCCGCACAGGACGAGCGCGGCGTAGTCGAGCTCGGCGCCGCTCGGCTGCGGCGGACCGGCCACCGGCTGCGGAGCCGGCGCGGGCGCAGGCGGAGCCGCCCGGCCGGGAGCAGCAGGAGCCGCGGGAGCGGGGGCCCCGCCGAAGGCCGCGCCGCCGCCCCGCGGCCTGCCGGCCGGCCGCGGGCGGGCCGGCTGGGCGAGGGCGGGCATCGCGCCGGCGACGTCCCGGGAGGCGTCGAACGCGCCGCCGGGCACCGGGAGGGCGCCGTACGCCTGTGGCGCGGGCGCGGCCGCGGCTGCCGGGGCGGGTGGCGGCGGAGGGGGCGGAGGGGGCGGCGGTACGGGACCGGCCGCGGAGCCGACCCGGACGGCCGGCGGCAGCACGGTCGGGGCCGGGCGGCGGGCGCCGGCCGCCTCGTAGCCGGCGAACAGGTCGGAGAGGCCCACCGGAGGCTCGCGCCAGCCGGACGGCGCCAGGGCGGGCTGCCGGCGCCCGATCCGGACCGAACGGAGCTTCGGCAGGTCGGTGCGGCGCCGGAGGTCGGCGGTGGCCAGGGCGATGTGCACACCGGTCCAGTCCTCGCCGGTGCGCTGGGCGACCGAGGCGCGCAGCACCAGCCGGCCGTCGCCGTCGCCCTGACGGTGCGTGAGCCGGTACGCCGGTACCCAGACGGCTCCCGGAACCCCGTACTCCAACTCCAGCTCGACCTCCCCGTCGGCGCCCTCCGCGTCCGCCGCGGCGTCGAGGGTCAGGAGCGCGGAGACCGTGGTCTCCACGTGCGCCTGCGGAGCGTCGGTGGAGGCGCGGGCGAGCCGGTCCGCGGCGACACCGAGTTCGTGCCCGGCGAGACGCAGCGCGTCCTCCAGCTCGACGAGGCGGGCGTGCAGCCGCGTCAGCCGCTCCTCGGCGAAGTCGGCGAGCTCCAGCCACGCGTCGACCGGGGTGCGGCGGTGCGGCGCCTCGGGGTCGGGAGCCGGGGGCACCGGCCGCAGGGCCCT
Protein-coding sequences here:
- a CDS encoding DUF4139 domain-containing protein, translated to MTAQTVRRWNSTLDSVVVYAQGAVCRRLVRGSLPADGRVRVTGLPRSLDPGSLRANVLGAPGVRVTEARVEVGAEPRTTGAPDALRREVERLRDAYAAAQGRRDRQRVLIDEVRALRPVPPAPDPEAPHRRTPVDAWLELADFAEERLTRLHARLVELEDALRLAGHELGVAADRLARASTDAPQAHVETTVSALLTLDAAADAEGADGEVELELEYGVPGAVWVPAYRLTHRQGDGDGRLVLRASVAQRTGEDWTGVHIALATADLRRRTDLPKLRSVRIGRRQPALAPSGWREPPVGLSDLFAGYEAAGARRPAPTVLPPAVRVGSAAGPVPPPPPPPPPPPAPAAAAAPAPQAYGALPVPGGAFDASRDVAGAMPALAQPARPRPAGRPRGGGAAFGGAPAPAAPAAPGRAAPPAPAPAPQPVAGPPQPSGAELDYAALVLCGPDEQGGRRGRLFADSPADPVAAKHRRLAERVDGLPLPGHAVRPRESAGSFDHRFDAAARADIPSDGTWHTVTVGEIPVGLRTEYVCVPSVEQTVYATLVLSNATDQALLAGPVEVTMGEDFLLTAALPTLAPGGVRRVGLGPAEGVRVTRRTNLRESTAGLRNNITVLDHQVHVELANRLAGPVTVEVHERVPVTSDPDVRIEERAGWTTPEDGAGPEHHAPGTRIWRVDLPAGGTTALDGGYEIRIPAGKALVGGNRRS